In one Amaranthus tricolor cultivar Red isolate AtriRed21 chromosome 8, ASM2621246v1, whole genome shotgun sequence genomic region, the following are encoded:
- the LOC130820517 gene encoding uncharacterized protein LOC130820517, translating into MEGLINSCCVICVCMGDCFLIGRDVHANSTSKPDDDLQILIMTSLKTKMEELKSIGDDVKLKVIKLREEEGMKPSKAVQDWLIRLDATQKQVYEIFPEFDDKMDHKISPISISRSEAASKLKKKLTKLMNEFNDMKRKGEFPLLAN; encoded by the coding sequence ATGGAAGGTTTAATAAACTCATGTTGTGTTATTTGTGTTTGCATGGGAGACTGCTTTTTAATAGGCAGAGATGTTCATGCAAATTCCACAAGCAAACCAGATGATGATCTACAAATCTTGATTATGACATCATTGAAAACTAAAATGGAGGAATTAAAATCCATTGGAGATGATGTAAAGTTGAAGGTAATAAAGTTAAGAGAAGAGGAAGGTATGAAGCCAAGCAAAGCAGTTCAAGATTGGTTAATAAGATTGGATGCAACACAAAAACAGGTTTATGAGATTTTTCCAGAATTTGATGATAAAATGGATCATAAGATAAGTCCAATAAGTATCAGTAGAAGTGAAGCAGCTTCAAAGCTTAAGAAAAAGTTGACTAAATTGATGAATGAGTTTAATGATATGAAAAGGAAAGGTGAATTTCCACTGCTGGCTAATTGA